In Gemmatimonadaceae bacterium, the following are encoded in one genomic region:
- a CDS encoding SusC/RagA family TonB-linked outer membrane protein: MNLGRWRILAAAGAALTLLSAAGRLSAQGTITGKVTAQGSAQPLAEARVLVIGTTIATTTGEDGKYTLRNIPAGTAQLQVLRVGYQSKKQAVAVTAGQPTTADFELSVAVAQLEEVVTTATGQQRKVELGNAVSTLGDVGKRVEETKINNVADLLTAKSPGVVVLPASTLGGAPTLRIRGSSSISLSNAPIYYVDGVRFAADNMTSGTDTRFSLLNALNPDDIEDIEIVKGPSAATLYGTNAANGVVVITTKKGRAGSTRWSWTGEGGMVDDRTPWQPMYANFGHNPAKPGSASIRCLLPTMSTAKFQGNCLTDSITSYNYMTDPQNTFVHMGHRSLLGMNVNGGNEALRYFVSGDIDNETGPIQMQNFYVQRFDSLHIPVRDEWFHPEAQQRGSIRANLSAALSPKVDLNFNSGFTKMDNRIPPESDLIIALYYTGMQNYGYKGCPGGTFPCGLDKDPNQSDGVPLHDALQWSPGDIMQVTQMNDVQRMTSSADMSWRPFSWMVNQGTTGIDLASVDFFQLCRLTECPPQSSTAKLGRVTDNMSHVRNFSGKLSSTSTWNARPWANFKTSLGGDYTNIEVDSALTNGTTLPPGATTVTAAATRVGQDRQPTAVKTLGLYVQEQASLRDRLFLTAAMRTDQNSAFGTNFQQVYYPKLSVSWIASDEDFFPKYSWLDQFRFRSAYGASGVQPGATAGLAIFTPGSVSVPTRSSTTGTDTPGLTESQLANPNLKPEKSAELEMGFESQMLHNRLHVDYTFYNKKTHDALVQVSLAPSSAAAQLTPLINIGGTQNWGHEVQVNAQLVDRRSFGWDVLISGSHNSNKVLDLGIDPNTNKQRILGSGSTTQQRVGYPLNGQWYRPYTYADANGDGVLQVNEVHVSGDSLVFYGYNVPRDIFSIQSGFDLFSRRLRINTLFDYKGGGNEQDGANNFQCNTAPNSCYEDEVPTSPLSQQARVVAKSYGSVVNGSTFKTSAGYFISDQFWRWREASAALQLPVAVTRRMRAQSGSSIVFAARNLHLWTKFTGIDPEANYGLTQGDNQNEFQTAAAPTYFTLRLNLKY; this comes from the coding sequence ATGAATTTGGGACGCTGGAGAATTCTTGCGGCAGCCGGCGCCGCGCTCACGCTGCTGAGCGCAGCGGGACGCCTGAGCGCACAAGGCACGATCACCGGCAAGGTGACCGCGCAAGGTTCGGCGCAACCACTTGCCGAGGCGCGCGTGCTGGTGATCGGCACGACGATCGCGACGACCACCGGTGAGGATGGCAAGTATACCCTCCGGAACATTCCGGCCGGCACCGCGCAGTTGCAGGTGTTGCGCGTCGGCTATCAGTCGAAGAAGCAGGCCGTCGCCGTGACGGCCGGACAACCGACGACCGCGGACTTCGAGCTCAGTGTCGCCGTGGCGCAGCTCGAGGAAGTGGTGACGACGGCTACCGGCCAGCAGCGCAAGGTCGAGTTGGGCAATGCCGTCTCCACGCTCGGTGACGTCGGCAAGCGCGTCGAGGAGACGAAGATCAACAACGTCGCCGATCTGCTCACCGCCAAGTCGCCAGGCGTCGTGGTGCTGCCCGCCTCGACCCTCGGTGGCGCGCCGACGCTCCGCATTCGCGGCTCGTCGTCGATCAGCTTGAGCAACGCGCCGATCTACTATGTGGATGGCGTGCGCTTCGCGGCCGACAATATGACGTCGGGCACGGACACGCGCTTCTCGTTGCTCAACGCGCTGAACCCGGACGACATCGAGGACATCGAGATCGTGAAGGGCCCGTCGGCGGCGACACTGTACGGCACGAACGCCGCGAACGGCGTCGTCGTGATCACGACGAAGAAAGGCCGCGCGGGCTCGACGCGGTGGAGCTGGACCGGCGAGGGCGGCATGGTGGACGATCGCACACCCTGGCAGCCGATGTACGCCAACTTCGGCCACAATCCGGCGAAGCCCGGCTCGGCGAGCATTCGCTGCCTGCTGCCGACGATGTCCACGGCCAAGTTCCAGGGCAACTGCCTGACGGACAGCATCACCAGCTACAACTACATGACCGATCCGCAGAACACCTTCGTGCACATGGGCCATCGCAGCCTGCTGGGCATGAACGTGAACGGCGGCAACGAGGCGCTGCGCTATTTCGTGAGCGGTGACATCGACAACGAAACCGGTCCGATTCAGATGCAGAACTTCTATGTGCAGCGTTTCGACTCGCTGCACATTCCGGTGCGCGACGAGTGGTTCCACCCTGAGGCGCAGCAGCGCGGCAGCATTCGCGCGAACCTGTCCGCGGCGTTGAGCCCGAAGGTGGACCTCAACTTCAACAGCGGCTTCACGAAGATGGACAACCGCATCCCGCCGGAGAGCGATCTGATCATCGCGCTCTACTACACGGGCATGCAGAACTACGGCTACAAGGGTTGCCCCGGCGGCACGTTCCCCTGCGGCCTCGACAAGGATCCGAATCAGTCCGACGGTGTGCCGCTGCACGACGCGTTGCAGTGGTCGCCGGGCGACATCATGCAGGTCACGCAGATGAACGACGTGCAGCGCATGACGTCGAGCGCCGACATGTCGTGGCGTCCGTTCTCCTGGATGGTCAACCAGGGCACGACGGGAATCGATCTGGCGTCGGTCGACTTCTTCCAGCTGTGCCGCCTGACGGAATGTCCTCCACAGAGCTCGACGGCGAAGCTTGGCCGCGTGACGGACAACATGAGCCACGTTCGGAATTTCTCGGGGAAGCTCTCGAGCACGTCGACGTGGAACGCGCGGCCGTGGGCGAACTTCAAGACCAGCCTCGGCGGCGACTATACGAACATCGAAGTCGACTCGGCGCTGACGAACGGGACGACGCTCCCGCCGGGCGCGACGACGGTGACGGCGGCCGCGACGCGCGTTGGTCAGGATCGCCAGCCGACCGCCGTGAAGACGCTCGGTCTGTACGTGCAGGAGCAGGCGAGCCTTCGCGACCGCCTCTTTCTGACCGCCGCCATGCGCACGGACCAGAACAGTGCCTTCGGCACGAACTTCCAGCAGGTGTACTATCCGAAGCTGAGCGTGTCGTGGATCGCGTCGGATGAAGACTTCTTTCCGAAGTACTCATGGCTCGATCAATTCCGCTTCCGCAGTGCGTATGGCGCGTCGGGCGTACAGCCAGGCGCTACCGCCGGCCTCGCCATCTTTACGCCGGGCTCGGTGAGCGTTCCGACACGCTCCTCGACCACGGGCACCGATACGCCGGGCCTCACGGAGAGCCAGCTGGCCAACCCGAACCTCAAGCCGGAAAAGTCGGCCGAGCTGGAGATGGGTTTCGAGTCGCAGATGCTGCACAACCGGCTGCACGTCGATTACACGTTCTATAATAAGAAGACCCACGACGCGCTGGTCCAGGTCTCGCTCGCGCCGTCGTCGGCGGCCGCGCAGCTCACGCCGCTCATCAACATCGGCGGCACGCAGAACTGGGGTCACGAAGTGCAGGTCAACGCGCAGCTCGTCGACCGCCGGAGCTTCGGCTGGGACGTGCTGATCAGCGGCTCGCACAACTCGAACAAGGTGCTGGATCTGGGCATCGATCCGAACACGAACAAGCAGCGCATTCTGGGCAGCGGCTCGACGACGCAGCAGCGCGTCGGGTATCCGCTGAACGGACAGTGGTATCGCCCCTACACCTACGCCGACGCCAACGGCGACGGTGTGCTGCAAGTGAACGAAGTGCACGTCAGCGGCGACTCGCTCGTCTTCTACGGCTACAATGTGCCGCGCGACATTTTCTCGATTCAGAGCGGGTTCGATCTGTTCAGCCGCCGGCTCCGCATCAACACGCTGTTCGACTACAAGGGCGGCGGCAACGAACAGGACGGCGCGAACAACTTCCAGTGCAACACGGCGCCGAACTCCTGCTACGAGGACGAAGTGCCGACCTCGCCGCTCTCGCAGCAGGCTCGCGTGGTCGCCAAGTCGTACGGCTCGGTCGTGAATGGCTCCACGTTCAAGACGAGCGCGGGGTACTTCATCTCGGATCAGTTCTGGCGTTGGCGCGAAGCATCGGCGGCCCTCCAGCTGCCGGTGGCAGTCACGCGCCGTATGCGCGCGCAGTCCGGCTCGAGCATCGTCTTCGCCGCGCGCAACCTCCACCTGTGGACGAAGTTCACGGGCATCGATCCGGAAGCGAACTACGGTCTGACGCAGGGCGACAATCAGAACGAGTTCCAGACCGCCGCGGCGCCGACGTATTTCACGCTCCGCCTCAACCTCAAGTACTGA
- a CDS encoding MlaD family protein, with amino-acid sequence MASPHRPGWPDLKLGIVAVLTVIAIALSILIFGRVGTLHGKKFTLYVTTDEARGVIRGTEVWLDGQRVGTVKSVDFRPPTVGVKDRLILSLSMLESSRSHIRSNTRVQVRAGGTIIGDQVVYMTSGTTRAAGVSDGDTIRAGEQADFESVSSDAAGAGRELPAILENVKLLTAQLQTTEGTLGALGLESGTTMRSVHGKTARLMARLSNGRGTIPMALSATDALRARASRAMAQADSIRALVASDQHSLGRFRRDSTLLHSIGEVRAELEHVQTLAASPDGTIGRFRTDSALTHAMHRDLAALDSLFADIKKHPLRYIAF; translated from the coding sequence ATGGCTTCCCCACACCGCCCCGGTTGGCCCGATCTCAAACTCGGCATCGTCGCTGTTCTGACGGTGATCGCGATCGCGTTGAGCATTCTGATTTTTGGAAGAGTCGGCACGCTGCACGGCAAAAAGTTCACACTGTACGTGACCACGGATGAAGCACGCGGGGTCATTCGCGGGACCGAGGTTTGGCTCGACGGTCAACGCGTCGGCACCGTGAAGTCGGTCGACTTCAGGCCCCCGACCGTCGGCGTGAAGGATCGTTTGATCCTGTCGCTCTCCATGCTCGAATCGTCGCGCTCACACATTCGGTCCAACACACGCGTGCAGGTACGCGCGGGCGGAACGATCATCGGCGATCAAGTGGTGTACATGACCAGCGGTACGACACGCGCCGCCGGCGTCTCGGACGGCGATACGATTCGCGCCGGCGAACAGGCCGACTTCGAGTCGGTTTCGTCCGATGCCGCAGGCGCCGGGCGCGAGCTGCCGGCCATCCTCGAGAACGTCAAGCTGCTCACCGCGCAACTGCAAACCACCGAAGGCACTCTTGGCGCTTTGGGACTCGAGTCCGGTACGACGATGCGCAGCGTGCACGGCAAGACCGCACGCCTGATGGCGCGTTTATCCAACGGACGGGGTACGATCCCGATGGCACTCAGCGCGACCGACGCGTTGCGCGCGCGCGCGAGCCGCGCCATGGCCCAGGCCGATTCCATTCGCGCGCTCGTGGCATCGGACCAGCATTCCCTGGGGCGGTTTCGCCGCGACTCGACGCTGCTGCACAGCATCGGCGAGGTCCGCGCGGAGCTCGAGCACGTACAAACGCTCGCCGCGAGCCCGGATGGAACCATCGGACGCTTTCGCACCGACTCCGCACTCACACACGCGATGCATCGCGACCTCGCGGCGCTCGATTCGCTGTTCGCCGACATCAAGAAACACCCCCTTCGTTACATCGCCTTTTGA
- a CDS encoding M14 metallopeptidase family protein, which produces MPPTARRRVLQRTAASMLAIAAAGLPARAQQTTPTKPLPTPESVIGFPVGADYKLFTYDQSIDYFKRLAAASSRVRLITVGKTSYGKAWTAAIISSPANLAKLEHFRDINQRLAHPAGLSDADARKLAAEGRAFVDISGGLHASEIAGSQHTPLIAYELLSRANEPDVKAILDSVVFFLWPSINPDGQDIVVNWCRARDSIPGHPAQIAPMELYQKYVGHDNNRDSYMLNVIESRVIQRTWREWEPQIIYVQHQSSPFPTRIWLPPFADPVGFRVPPIQAREVNAIGTRIAEELDAHNQPGAVSQLETYDAWYPGYIDYMPMYQNIAAWWTETQGGNCATPRTTTVDSLPPNYKDLRPTSLYNSPWAEGTWHLRDAIDYMVTADFATLNYAAKFKNELLYNRYQSARNTIAQFKTSAPYAYIVPQAQRDPVAPVELLRRMAFMGVRVHQLDRDVQYNGATYAKGTWVIPMDQEYAQLVRELFEPQRYPDMGDDTPYDAAGWTLPYQMGLNVVEATTRLPADFRSAMKLVQGKAVDWHTNPDEPFTTNAMAAGIVPPAGAISGTGSVILLDPAQNNSFRFINRALAEGAALRYAPTAGAGGHGAYVVSGLERAKADALARELFVRADAVESAPAGSVAAPTRIAIYKAAPGNMDEGWTEWLLDTYGFKYTLITPADLRAGNLGNRFDAVIIGSQNIGPLGGRGGRGGGGGAGGGRGGRGNAAADSAAAEGVRALDDFVKGGGTIVAWNQGATAAANALRLPVRNVVANVNRRDFFTGGSIMQAITDPSQQVMAGMPDRADVFVFNSPVFTTTDGFEGSVLAKFPSDVSPLRSGFLSGPQYIQGFAAAVDVKHDRGHAVLLAFQPEWRGQPQGTFRTVFNALFFARDAADLAKPTPGFWSAPPAPAPRDTAAARGGRGRPPR; this is translated from the coding sequence ATGCCACCGACTGCCCGCCGCCGCGTACTCCAGCGTACGGCTGCCAGTATGCTCGCGATCGCCGCCGCCGGATTGCCGGCGCGCGCGCAGCAAACGACACCAACCAAACCACTCCCGACACCGGAATCCGTGATCGGCTTCCCGGTCGGCGCCGACTACAAGTTGTTCACGTACGACCAATCTATCGACTACTTCAAGCGTCTCGCCGCCGCGTCCAGCCGCGTTCGGCTGATCACCGTCGGCAAAACGTCGTACGGTAAGGCGTGGACCGCCGCGATCATTTCGTCCCCGGCGAATCTTGCAAAGCTCGAACACTTTCGCGACATCAACCAGCGCCTTGCGCATCCCGCGGGACTGAGCGACGCCGACGCGCGGAAGCTCGCCGCCGAAGGCCGCGCGTTCGTCGACATCTCAGGCGGCTTGCACGCGTCGGAAATCGCCGGCTCGCAGCACACGCCGCTCATCGCCTACGAGCTGCTCTCGCGCGCGAACGAACCCGACGTCAAGGCGATTCTCGACAGCGTCGTGTTCTTCCTGTGGCCGTCGATCAACCCCGACGGGCAGGACATCGTCGTGAACTGGTGCCGCGCGCGCGACTCCATTCCCGGCCATCCCGCGCAGATCGCGCCGATGGAGCTCTATCAGAAGTACGTCGGCCACGACAACAACCGCGACTCGTACATGCTGAACGTCATCGAGTCGCGCGTCATTCAGCGCACCTGGCGCGAGTGGGAGCCGCAGATCATTTACGTGCAGCACCAGTCGTCGCCGTTCCCGACGCGCATCTGGCTGCCGCCCTTCGCCGATCCTGTGGGCTTCCGCGTGCCGCCCATTCAGGCGCGTGAAGTCAACGCCATCGGAACGCGCATCGCCGAAGAGTTGGACGCGCACAACCAACCCGGCGCCGTCTCGCAGCTCGAGACCTACGACGCGTGGTACCCGGGCTACATCGACTACATGCCGATGTATCAGAACATCGCGGCGTGGTGGACGGAAACGCAGGGCGGCAATTGCGCCACCCCGCGCACGACGACGGTAGACAGTCTACCCCCGAATTACAAAGACCTTCGCCCGACCTCGCTCTACAACAGCCCATGGGCCGAAGGCACGTGGCACCTGCGCGACGCCATCGACTACATGGTCACCGCCGACTTCGCGACGCTCAACTACGCCGCGAAATTCAAGAACGAGCTGCTCTACAATCGCTACCAGTCGGCGCGCAACACCATCGCGCAGTTCAAGACGAGCGCGCCGTACGCGTACATCGTTCCGCAGGCGCAACGGGATCCCGTCGCGCCGGTCGAGCTGCTTCGCCGCATGGCGTTCATGGGCGTTCGCGTGCATCAACTCGATCGCGACGTGCAGTACAACGGCGCCACGTACGCCAAGGGCACATGGGTCATTCCCATGGACCAGGAGTACGCCCAGCTCGTGCGCGAGCTGTTCGAGCCGCAACGCTATCCCGATATGGGCGACGACACCCCGTACGACGCGGCGGGATGGACGCTGCCATATCAAATGGGTCTGAACGTCGTCGAAGCCACCACCCGCTTGCCGGCGGATTTCCGTTCGGCGATGAAGCTCGTGCAGGGCAAAGCCGTCGACTGGCATACGAATCCCGACGAACCATTCACCACGAACGCGATGGCCGCCGGCATCGTGCCGCCCGCGGGCGCCATCTCCGGTACGGGCAGCGTCATCCTGCTCGATCCCGCGCAGAACAATTCCTTCCGCTTCATCAATCGCGCGCTCGCCGAAGGGGCTGCGCTGCGCTACGCCCCAACGGCCGGGGCGGGCGGTCACGGCGCGTACGTCGTCAGTGGACTCGAGCGCGCGAAAGCCGACGCGCTCGCCCGCGAGCTGTTCGTGCGCGCCGATGCCGTCGAGAGCGCGCCGGCCGGCAGCGTCGCGGCACCGACGCGCATCGCCATCTACAAGGCGGCCCCCGGCAACATGGACGAAGGCTGGACGGAGTGGCTGCTCGACACCTACGGCTTCAAGTACACGCTCATCACGCCGGCCGATCTGCGCGCGGGAAATCTCGGCAACCGTTTCGACGCCGTCATCATCGGCTCGCAGAACATCGGCCCACTCGGCGGACGCGGTGGGCGCGGCGGCGGCGGCGGTGCTGGCGGCGGTAGAGGCGGCCGTGGGAATGCGGCGGCCGACAGCGCGGCAGCCGAGGGCGTGCGCGCGCTCGACGACTTCGTGAAAGGCGGCGGGACGATCGTCGCGTGGAATCAGGGCGCAACGGCCGCCGCGAACGCGCTGCGGCTGCCGGTTCGCAACGTCGTCGCGAACGTCAATCGCCGCGACTTCTTCACGGGTGGATCGATCATGCAGGCGATCACCGATCCGTCACAGCAGGTGATGGCCGGCATGCCCGACCGCGCCGACGTGTTCGTGTTCAACAGCCCGGTGTTCACGACGACCGACGGCTTCGAGGGATCGGTGCTCGCCAAATTCCCATCAGACGTTTCACCGCTCCGCTCCGGCTTCCTGAGCGGTCCGCAATACATCCAGGGCTTCGCCGCCGCGGTCGACGTGAAGCACGATCGCGGTCACGCGGTGTTGCTGGCGTTCCAGCCCGAATGGCGTGGGCAGCCGCAAGGAACGTTTCGCACCGTGTTCAACGCATTGTTCTTTGCGCGGGACGCCGCGGACTTGGCCAAACCGACGCCGGGCTTCTGGTCCGCACCGCCGGCACCCGCGCCGCGCGACACGGCCGCGGCGCGCGGCGGCCGAGGACGTCCGCCGCGCTAA